The Nostoc sp. NIES-3756 DNA window TCCACCATCAACTACAGACATTGCAGAGACATCTATTGATACAGTTAATGAACAAATAGTTAAAAACTCACAAATTAGGAAAAATCATAAAGCTTCATCTGTGCGTGTGGATGTTGAGGGATTAGAACGCATTAATTATTTAGCAAGTGAATTACTCATTCATCAAAAGAGACGCACATTAAATGATGAACAAATACGTGAAGTTATTGAGCAGTTATCTATCCGACTCAACAAACACCAAGAAACCTTAAATCAACTACGAGATTTACCACTACAAAGACAAATAGCAGCACAATATAAACAAAGCTTTGCTTCGGTTGATTTCGATCCATTAGAAATGGATGCTTATACAGAATTTCATTTAACCTTACACGAAGCACTAGAAGAAACATCACAATTACAAGAAGCGACAGAATCAATTGATTTGCTTCTTAAGCAAGCTACTCAACTTAGTGATAAAAAGCAAAGTTTAGCTTTCAATTTAATAGATAATCTAGTGGAAGTGAGAATGTTACCTTTAGAAAACATTCTCAGCCGCTTCCCACAGATGGTAAAAAATCTCAATACTGTATACCACAAACAGGTAGAGTTGAGATTTAGCGGTACAGAAGTATTAATAGATAAAGCGATCGCCGAAAAGCTCTACGATCCCTTGTTACACTTAGTACGTAATGCGTTTGATCACGGTATTGAACCACCGCACATTCGCCGTGAACGTGGTAAACCAGAACAAGGCATAATTGAAATCTGCGCTTATCGTCAAAGTAGCCAAACAATCATTGAAGTCCGAGATGATGGACAAGGCTTAAAGTTAGATAGCATTCGCAAAAAAGCGATTGAATTGGATTTAATCCCACCACAGAATGAATCTAAAGGATACTTATCACCAGTCAATGATTCTGAACTCTTAGAGTTCATGTTTGCACCCGGCTTTAGTACTGCGGAAAAAGTCAGTGAACTTTCTGGACGTGGGATGGGGTTAGATATTGTCCGTTCTCAACTACAAGCACTTAATGGCTCAATTTCTGTACAAACTTTGCCCAATCAAGGCACAAAATTTATTCTTAAAATACCTTTTTCTATGACTACCGATCAATTAATGCTGGTGCAAGCTGGAGGTGTTATTTATGCTTTACTTTTGGATAGCATAGAGAAAATAGTCATTCCTACAGCACAACAAATCAAAGAATTTGAAGGAAAACGAGTCTTACATTGGGATACTGGTAATGAAGATACGGTGGTGAGTCTGCATCAACTTTCAGAGTTAATGTCTTACAATGGTAGCTTATTTAATAATTTGAGTGTAAATAATCTACTACCTGAGCATCATACAGAAAAGATGAATCATCCTGTATTAATGTTAAGGCGTAATCAAGGTACTTTTGCTTTACAAGTTGATCAAATTATTGGTGAACAAGAATTAGTAATTAGACCTTTAGGGAATGCGATCGCTCCTCCCAAATATGTGTATGGTTGTAGTAGTTTGGCTAATGGCAACCTCATGTTAGTGATTGATGGTGCTTTACTGTTAGAGTCGGTAGAGATGGAGGCTACACTAGATATTGCTGCACTACCAAAAGCTGATTCTGGCAACCAACAAGCCTTAGCAGCATCAGAACCAAGCCCATCACTACCTTTATTATCGGCTTCCGTTCCCAAAAATAATCAAGTAATTTTAGTAGTAGATGATGCTATTAGTTTGCGGCAAACTCTATCCTTAACTCTACAAAAAGCTGGTTATCAAGTTATTCAAGCCCAAAACGGTGTCGAAGCTTTAGAACAACTACAACGCCACCCAGAGATTCAACTTGTAGTTTCTGATTTAGAAATGCCACGTATGAATGGGTTTGAGTTCTTAACTCATGTTCAACAGAACCCCAAATACATCAAAATTCCCGTCATCATTCTCACCTCTCGCAGTGCAGAAAAACATCGCCAACTTGCCCAAGAATTAGGTGCAAAAGCTTATATATCCAAACCTTATTTAGAGCATGAGCTAATTGCGATTGTGGAAAATTTAATTTATTCGACAAAGGAAGACTTGAATCGATTACTGACAGTGTGATAATAATTCGTAATTCGTAATTCGTAATTAAAGAAAACAGATGTAGCAATACTTACTTGGACTGCATCTGTTATTTAATATTGGAAAATTAGTAAGCTAAAAAACATCTAGTTTGCATAGTGGAATTAAATCGAAATCTTGTGGTGTGGGCATCTTACCTGCCCTTATTATGCAAATTGAGTGTGTAACAACTGATAATAAAAAATTGGAAGTCAAAAAACATGGGTTTAGCTTCCTTTATAGCTGCAATCCTAACCAAAGCCTTAATAAGTGAAAACAAATTTATATTAATTACGAATTACGAATTACGAATTACGAATTAATCCTTCTCCCTTGGGGGTGTTGCAATACCTTGCTTAAGTAAATTTGCTTCCAGTTCTTTAATAAATTTCAAATCTTCTGGTAACAGAGTTTGATTGTTGCTGTGAGCGTTCTGATCTAAAAAACTGAATGCTTGACGAAATTGTTCTGGAGTGGCTGCAAATGGTGCATCAAAGTGACAGGCAATAATTTGTTGAAAATTCCATTTTGCTACTGTCTCAGCCCAGTTCAGGACTTGTTTTGGCGCTTGGGGCAGAATCAGAACTTGTAAAATGGGCGCAACAAAAGGTCGTCCATTGGCGGATAAAGCTGCAAATGACTGTTGCCAATTTTCTTGCCAGCGAAAAGGAAAAAAACCAAAGTATGCTTTTGGTGAATGATCTGGTGCTTTAAGTGCATCGCGCCACATCTCCCCTAACCCTGTTAATCCCAAGGCTTTGGGACGAAAGTAAATAGCAAATAAGGCGATACGCTGCCATCCTTGACGACGATTAGCTGGGGTATCTTCGATGGGTTGGAGAGCATTATCTCTGGCATGAAATAATAGGGGATAAGGTTCTAATTGTAAAATTTCTGGTGGTTCTGCTGATATAGATAGGACGGAATCAGTTACAAGTAGAGTGTGCGATCGCTTATGTAAAAATGCCACCTCAACAAAAGAACCCCGTCCTAAATTAATATCTAACACTGCATAATCAAACTCATCTGCAAAAGGAGTTTGGCGTGAATCTTCTGGCAGAACTTGAGTACGTTTTTGCGGAAACCCTAACCAACTCAAGGGCAAGTTAAACGGAAAACTCCACTGGTGTGGGGCAACGAATACCTGTGCTTGGGGAAACTTTCTTGCAAAGGGGCCAACAAATATTTTATGCTCAAGTCCAGAACTGGTAGGCAGAACTATATACTTAACTTCGCCGTGCTTGGCGACTAACTCATTTACCAGTCGTACACACTCCCTAGTTGGGGCAACGGGTGCATAAACTAGTAAACCACCAGCATTAAGCTTGATTACCGACATCCTAATCGGCACTACCGTATACAAAACCCCTTGAACTTGGTCGAATGTCCAGATAGTATCTTTAACTATCTCCCGGCAAACTGTCCGCCTTTTGCCGTAGGGATAAAGCGGTAAAGCTGGCCAGAAAGGCCAAAACCAATCTTGAGGACGATGATTGTGTGAGTGTGGTTGTAAGTTCATCATTATTGCCCACTGCAAGCTACTGATCAATTTCTAGCATTAGGAAGGTTGAGAGGGCATGGTGCAATTCATTAATATAAAAGATATTTAGCTAGGGTGAGTGAGGGAAGATAAGGGAGAGGGGGGAGAAAAGGGAGCAGAAGAGAATAACTGTGGACTAATGACTAATGACTAAATAACTATGAACCAAACTGCTTTTAATTTAGTTGCAATATCTGTTTTTCTGATGACTTTATCGGCTCTATTGGGGCCGTTAATTAATTTATCACCGACAATTCCAGCACTTGCTACCTTTACCATTTTGGGCATAGCAACTTTTGACAGTTTCAGCTTGCAAGGTAAGGGCGGTACTATCTTTATAGATTGGGTTGCAGGTTTTTCACCACAATACCGCGATCGCATTATTCACCACGAAGCTGGACACTTTCTTGTAGCTAACTTGTTGGGTATTCCCGTTACAGGCTACACTCTTAGTGCGTGGGAAGCTTGGAGGCAAGGACAATCTGGGCAAGGTAGTATTTCCTTGAATGATACTGAGTTAGGCTCTCAGCTAGAACAAGGTAAAATCAGCCATCAAACGCTGGAGCGCTACTGTACTATTTTAATGGCAGGAATAGCTGCGGAAACTTTAGTATTTGAGCGTGTCGAAGGTGGAAATGATGATAGAAGGAAACTTGCAAATGTTTTCAGACTTTTGGGTTTTTCTGAGTCAGTTTGTCAGCAAAAACAACGGTTCCATATCCTCCAGGCAAAAACCTTAATTCAAGACAACTGGTTGAGTTACCAAGCCTTAGCCGAAGCCATACGCCAAAGAGCAACAATCGCTGATTGCCAAAAAGCGATCGCCGATGCTCAAATGGAAACAGAAAGTAAGGTTGCTTAGGTTTAATAGTGCTATATTTTACTGCCCATTTCCCTTTACTCTTTCCCGTGCCAAGCTATCGATTGCATCACCCAAAGCTGTGGTGAGGCTTTTACGCGTTTGGGCGTGGTTTTCTTGTTCAGTTTTCAAAGCTTGGCGTAAGCGATCGCGTTCTTTAATCACATCAACTAGTTTAGCTTTCAAGTCCTCTACGCTACGGATTTGCGACAATTCTTGCTGCACACCTGCACTTGTTTTAGCATCAGGTAAAGTTTGTCCATCAATCCCCTTGAGTTGCTGAATCTCGGTTTTGAGGGATGCGATCGTTTGGCGGAAAAAATCCGCATCTGTCCGCCTTTGTTCTGCTTCTGTATTATAGAGTTTGCGCCACTTCTCAGCACTTTCCCAAGCCGCATCACGTTCTTGTTGCTGTTCGATTAGCTGTTGCTTAAGGGTTTGGATTTCCGTTAACCACTGTTGTGTTAAATCTTGACTCATATATTGTGTGTGCAGGGAACTGGGGTACTGAGAATTATGATTAATTACTATATCCCCACGCCCAAGGTAATTTTATAAGTATTATTGCGGTAAAAAAAAGTAAATGGGTAGATGCGATCGCCTCATCAAATCTGGCAAATTAGAGAAAATCCTCTGCCATTACTCAAATTATGTCTTTGCCACGTTTTGTTCGCTTCTTTCGTCATGTTAATTGGCGTACACTCCAGAAAACTTATACTAGGACAATGGAAAGGCGACTTTTAGGACTGGCTTCAGAAATTGCCTTCAACGCCATGTTATCTTTATTTCCAGCAATTCTTACAGTACTTACAGCCATTGGTTTTTTTGCTGACTCCTTGCAAGACACATTCAAACAAATGGCAGGACAATTAAGTCAAGTTGTTCCAGAGGAAGCAATGGGATTGATTCGGGATTTTGCCAGCCGAGAAATTGCCCATTCTCAAAATAGTGGCTTATTTTCATTAAGTTTTGTCATTGCCCTTTGGACAGCTTCTGGTGCAATCAATACTGCGATGACAGCCTTTGACCAAATTCACCAAATCCCTCAAGACAAATTACGTCCATTTTGGAAAGCCAAACTTGTCTCTTTAGGATTAACTGTAGGTACGATCTTGCTTTTGGTACTGGCTTCTTTTTTAGTATTTATCAGTGACTTCTTGTTGGCAATGGTGGTAAATGAAAACAATTCTTTAATATTCTTGTTGCACCTTTGGCAGTTATTACGCTGGCCTTTAGCTTTAGGGATTGTGGCTATAGCATTTAGTTTTATCTATCGTTATGGGCCTAGTGTGTGGAATCGAGGCACACCAATTATGCCAGGGGCAATAATTGCAGCCGTTTTCTGGGCAATTTTATCTGGTTTATTTCGCTTGTATGTATCAAATTTTGGTAACTATAACAAAGTTTATGGTGCAATAGGGACAGTAATAGTGTTAATGCTGTGGCTGTCAATGAGTTCTGCTGTTTTATTAATAGGCGACCAATTAAATGTAACTGTGGGTGAAGAGATGCAGGCGAAAAAAGCCCGTAACTTTGTACAAGAGGTTCATTAATAAGTATAGTTACGACTGTGGATAACTTCCCAAATAGCTGTAAAATATTGAGCAATTTTATTGCCAAAAACGAGCGATCGCCTGAATGCCTGAATCTTCTCCTAAATTCTCCTATATTGACACTAATACTCAAGCAGCTACCATAAAACGCTTACGTCAATTAAGCCGCCTATTAGATACAGTAATCAAAATTCCCGGTACGCCGATAGCTATGGGTTTAGATCCAATCATAGGAATTATACCTATTGGTGGCGACGCTTTAGGTTTAATTATTTCCTGTTACATAGTCTTTGAAGCCTCACGGTTAGGCGTACCAAAAAGGATATTAAACCGAATGATAGTAAATATCATTATTGATACTTTGGTAGGCAGTTTTCCCATCATCGGCGACCTGTTTGACTTTGCCTGGACAGCGAATCACTACAACATTAAGCTAATAGAAAAGTACTTAAATGGGAATTAGTCATTAGTCCATAGTCATTGGTCATTAGTCAGGAGGCATATTTTCTCAATTTTGAATTTTGAACTTTGAATTTTGAATTGATTTCTCCCCACTCCCTATATTTCTGCTGTAGAATGCCTTAACGAGTGTTGAGATCACTCTTTGAGCAAAGACATGAAAGATTGGTGGCAAGAGACTTTCCCCAAAGGGCGGCAAAGTCTGATAATTAGTGATGTTCATGGGTATCCTGTACAAATTGCATACGGTGAGAAAGGTACAGGTAAACCATTATTTCTCTTACACGGTATGGGTAGTTGGAGCTATAATTGGCGTTACAGCGTAGCTCCATTATCTAAGTATTTTCGAGTTATTTGTGTAGATGCTAAAGGATTTGGTTTTTCTGATAAACCTTGTTTACGTCGAGAGAAAAGTGGGCATCAAGTTATTGAATTAGAGCGTATAATTCAAGAGCTATGTGATGAACCAGCAGTTATTGTGGCTGAATCTTTAGGTGCATTAGTTGCTCTTGCTTTAACACAAAAAAGCCCCGAATTAGTTGGGCGTTTAGTAGTAATTAATGCGCCAATTTTTGCTGAACAACTACCTCATTGGGCAATGTCGATATTGTCTCAAGTCCCAATAGAATTATTGCAAACGATAGACTCTTTACGTCTAGCTTATTTATTTGCGCCAATAGTTAAAGAAATTATGGCAATAGAAAGGCGTAAAGTGTTATTTGATCCATCAATTTTGACCCAGGAAGATGTTTACTGGATTACTTATCCCTTTGTTGAGATTCCTGGTACTTTGGTAAAAGTTGCCGAGGAATTACAAATAGCAGCTAAAGAAATCGAGAATTTGCAAGCAAATAAACCTAATATGCTGACTCAGATTCAGAAAAATTTGAGTTCTATTGAGTCACCCACACTAATTTTATGGGGTGATAAAGACAGTTGGTTTCCAGCGAGTCATGGAGAGAAATTACATCAACACTTACCTAATTCCCAATTTCAAATTTTAGAGAACTGCTATCATGATGCTTCTACTGGTTCGGCAAAAGTGATAAATCAAGCGATTTTAAAGTTTTTGCAACAAACTGAGTTCTTGTAAAAACAGAGCTAGAGGTTAGAGAAGGTCAACATCAATAAAGACTAACCTTTAGTTCCTAGCCCCAAATCTACGGCAATGCGGTGGGCGCAGGCGAAGCCGGAAAAGGCGACTGCATTTAAACCCTGTCCCGGAAATGTACTATCTCCCACACAGTAAAGCCCTTTGATAGCAGTGCGGTTAAAAGGCATGGATAACAGCCCTGGTAGTTTCCGCCTGGGTATGGGGCCATAAGTACCATCTTCTCTACCCAAAAAGCGGCGATGGGTGCGGGGCGTGCCTACTTCCAAATAATCTAAACCTGCATCTAAGCCTGGAAAAATCTTCTCAAGTCTGTCAATAATGCGCCAAGCTGTCTCCTCTTTCTTGGCTTCGTACTCACCCGCAGATAACCCTTGCCAATCATTTATCCAGTGGGGTGTAAAGGCATGAATTATATGGTATTCCTCTGGAGCTAAATCAGAGTCGAGTAATGTGGGAATGGAGACAAACAGTGTTCCCTCTGCCTTAGTCATATCTTGCCAGTTTTCCAAGATAATGTGATGGCATTCTGTACCCTGTGGCAGAACTGACTGTTTTACGCCCATGTGTAGGCTGAGAAAACTGGGCGATTTTTGATAATTCTGTTGCCATTTTTTCTCATTAGTTGGCATTTCATCTACAGGTAGCAATTTTTCAAAGGTATCCCACCGTGTAGCATTAGAAACTATCCGTTTTGCTCGATAAATTTCACCGTTAGTTAATTGCACACCGATAGCACGGCCTTTTTCGGTGATGATTTTTGTTACTTTGGCTTGATATTTAATCTCACCGCCGACTTTTTCTAAACCTTCCACCAATTTTTGAGCAATTTGACCGACCCCGCCTTTGGGGTAATTTACACCGCCGTAATGCCTATCAGAAAAGACCATACCTGCATTAATCATCGGTGTCATGGCTGCTGGAACTACAGACCAGCAGTAACATTCCATATCGATAAACTTTAATAATTCGGGGTCTTTGATGTAGCGACGGGCAACATCACCGACATTTTGAGGTAAGTACTTAAGTAAACCTAGACACGCTAAAGGATGCTGTAAAAAAGCCCTTAGTAAGTACTGGGGTTCTTCTAGTGACAACAACTCCATGCGGTTGAGGCAATTAAATACTTTCCAACACTCGTCATAAAAGCGACGTATCCCTTCTTGTTCATGAGGAAAGTAAGCAGCAAGATTTTGCAAGAATTTATCATAAACCCGATCAACTTTCAGGTTTAAGTTGTTGGGTAAGTGGTAGTGGATTTGTACGGGATCGGCGATCGCATCTACACTAGTATTGACTGCTTGCAAAGCACGGGTGAGTAAGTTCGTAGTCCCACTGTTACCCAACCCAAAAATCATCGAAGCTCCAACATCAAATCGATAGCCTTGACGTTCAAAGTAACCAGCACTGCCACCAGGAATTATATAGCTCTCTAACACCAGCACTTTTGCCCCCTTGGCAGCAAGCTGAGTAGCTGTTACTAGTCCGCCGATGCCAGAGCCTATGACAATCACATCAAACAAAGAATCTGGGGAGTGAGTCAAATTTACGGACATAAACGCTACATCACCATGAAATCAACCAGTCAAATCGTATTTCATAATACCTCTATTACGCGAAACCTTACGCAGTTTTCCTAAAATTGGCTATATGTGGGTAATTGGAATATAAAAAATTTTTGGGTTTCTACCTACACAAAAAAGAGGGACGAGCCTGCTACCGCCGACTAATCCCGTCTGCCGATCCTTAAAGAGAGGAGAACACTGACTAATAATATAACCCTGATTGAGAATAGCTGTCAACTATTAATGAAAATATTTTGCATTAAAGTCTGATTTTTAGTATGCGATCGCCTTCTTCTAATCCACAAACCCATATCAATTACGAATTACGAATTACGAATTACGAATTAAAAGAAAGAGTATGATGATGTTTCAGTTCTCATAAAAAAAAGTGGCTATATCCGGCTATGACGGTACAACTGCGTGTTTACGTTCCTCCCCATCCTCTAATTAAGCACTGGCTGACAGTTGCCCGTGATGCTGCCACACCTTCAGTCCTATTTCGCAGTGCTATCACCGAGTTGGGTAGATGGCTTACTTATGAAGCGGCGCGGGAATGGTTGCCTACAGAAGACATAACAGTACAAACGCCCTTAGATGTCTGTCCAGGAACGGTAGTTAACCCGCAAGTACCTGTGGCAGTTGTGCCGATTCTGCGGGCAGGGCTAGGGTTATTAGAAGGGGCGCAAACGGTATTGCCTTTGGCTTCAATTTACCACTTGGGGTTAGTTCGTAATGAAGAAACACTAGAAGCCTCATGTTACCTCAACAAATTACCAGACAAATTTAATCCTCAAACCAGAGTGTTAATTACCGATCCGATGCTGGCGACAGGGGGATCTATCATGACTGCAATGTCGGAATTAACACAACGTGGTGTAGACCCAACTTTAGTTAGAATTGTCTGTGTAGTAGCAGCACCACCAGCTTTGCAAAAATTAAATGCAGCTTATTCTGGTTTGATAGTTTACACTGCCACAATCGATGAAACAGTAAATGACAAAGGGTTTATCATACCGGGATTGGGCGATGCAGGCGATCGCATTTTTGGGACATGAGCTAGTATGCAGCTAGGGAAGGAAAATAACTTAATTGATGTAAAAGTTGCTTCAAGGCGGTATTATGAGTCAGCGTGATGGTTTTGCTACCGGTTTTTTTGCAGGGGCGGTATTCGGCGGTGTAGTTGGCGGTATTTTGGGGGCTGTGATTGCTTCTAGGCGGGATGAAGAATTACCCGAAGATGGGAAAGACTTAATCAATGGTTCAGGCGAAAGTAAAAAAGTTTCCAGCAAACGCCGTCAAATGATATCTTCAGATGGTGAGAACCAAGAAATGGAATTAGCAAGGCGATCGCTAGAAGATAAAATCGCCCAGCTTAACGCCACCATAGACGAAGTGAGAAAGCATCTGGGCAATGTTAATGGTAATCCCAGCCAGTCGTCAGGCGATCGCTGACTCAAAAAATGCTTAAATTAAGTTGTGTTAGCAGGGTTGTTCAGTTCCTTAAGCCCCATTGCTAGATAATGGCGGTTAACGCGGCAATGATCTACATACGTCCTAGCATAGACTAAATTAAAATCAAATAAGACCGCTTTTGACACTTAGCAGGAAAATAAACCATCAATGATTTTACTGATTCAGACACTGTTAACCTTTATCAACATTTACAGCTCATTGCTGATTATTCGCGTCCTCTTGACTTGGTTCCCCCAAATCAACTGGTACAATCAACCATTTGCCGCTTTAAGCCAAATCACTGACCCCTACTTAAATCTATTTCGTTCAATCATCCCCCCTATAGGTGGTATGGATTTTTCCCCCATCCTGGCCTTTATTGCACTTAGTGTAGTAAGCGGACTTCTCACCAACCCTTATCTTTTACGCTTGGTGGGAGCTTATTAACTCTGCAAGTGTTTGATCATCGATATAAGTTAGGGTGGACTTAGCCACCCTAATCAAAATTTAAAATTATTTCTACTACAACCCTACCTGCGAACTTGGGCGCTAAATCCAGACGCTTTAAACTGCTTGAGTTGTAAAGGTAACGG harbors:
- a CDS encoding hybrid sensor histidine kinase/response regulator — its product is MITDTEIREQGYIYFLAEAPELIQTIEQELFSLVESHSTVKVHNLMRATHTIKGGAATVGLKTIQMLSHSLEDVFKALYNPNITIDDELRTLLFAAYECLHLALTAELNGNIINEEEILQRASTIFAKLQATLGDDFGNDAHIPTSEELGFDIVKSIFEVGVKERLESILEAFNNIEDNTELVDFLTAQAEVFIGLAESLNLPGFGDIAQTTLLALQANPNQVRQITEAAHADFLQAQQDVLAGDRTHGGKPSATLKQLALAATEQPSEAPNSQFLANQEQFYQFLTTAGHNKDECIKPTTAKLYLQVVHYIFGWFNHEIGVPESSLNWDLLLTNHDFTSSVEYIEAWLHNFLEFVRDKDDSKSVCLYRQGIVLIILLAVVKFQYSVTKATNNILIIKDLQTKIALVAKEYKQYPPVTADEKNWTDHPKLQKLLVFRKISVSDSNTNDSLLEAIWGGEANEDETQVEKQVETHEVAESATSLVVSPPSTTDIAETSIDTVNEQIVKNSQIRKNHKASSVRVDVEGLERINYLASELLIHQKRRTLNDEQIREVIEQLSIRLNKHQETLNQLRDLPLQRQIAAQYKQSFASVDFDPLEMDAYTEFHLTLHEALEETSQLQEATESIDLLLKQATQLSDKKQSLAFNLIDNLVEVRMLPLENILSRFPQMVKNLNTVYHKQVELRFSGTEVLIDKAIAEKLYDPLLHLVRNAFDHGIEPPHIRRERGKPEQGIIEICAYRQSSQTIIEVRDDGQGLKLDSIRKKAIELDLIPPQNESKGYLSPVNDSELLEFMFAPGFSTAEKVSELSGRGMGLDIVRSQLQALNGSISVQTLPNQGTKFILKIPFSMTTDQLMLVQAGGVIYALLLDSIEKIVIPTAQQIKEFEGKRVLHWDTGNEDTVVSLHQLSELMSYNGSLFNNLSVNNLLPEHHTEKMNHPVLMLRRNQGTFALQVDQIIGEQELVIRPLGNAIAPPKYVYGCSSLANGNLMLVIDGALLLESVEMEATLDIAALPKADSGNQQALAASEPSPSLPLLSASVPKNNQVILVVDDAISLRQTLSLTLQKAGYQVIQAQNGVEALEQLQRHPEIQLVVSDLEMPRMNGFEFLTHVQQNPKYIKIPVIILTSRSAEKHRQLAQELGAKAYISKPYLEHELIAIVENLIYSTKEDLNRLLTV
- a CDS encoding DUF4336 domain-containing protein translates to MNLQPHSHNHRPQDWFWPFWPALPLYPYGKRRTVCREIVKDTIWTFDQVQGVLYTVVPIRMSVIKLNAGGLLVYAPVAPTRECVRLVNELVAKHGEVKYIVLPTSSGLEHKIFVGPFARKFPQAQVFVAPHQWSFPFNLPLSWLGFPQKRTQVLPEDSRQTPFADEFDYAVLDINLGRGSFVEVAFLHKRSHTLLVTDSVLSISAEPPEILQLEPYPLLFHARDNALQPIEDTPANRRQGWQRIALFAIYFRPKALGLTGLGEMWRDALKAPDHSPKAYFGFFPFRWQENWQQSFAALSANGRPFVAPILQVLILPQAPKQVLNWAETVAKWNFQQIIACHFDAPFAATPEQFRQAFSFLDQNAHSNNQTLLPEDLKFIKELEANLLKQGIATPPREKD
- a CDS encoding ATP-dependent Zn protease codes for the protein MNQTAFNLVAISVFLMTLSALLGPLINLSPTIPALATFTILGIATFDSFSLQGKGGTIFIDWVAGFSPQYRDRIIHHEAGHFLVANLLGIPVTGYTLSAWEAWRQGQSGQGSISLNDTELGSQLEQGKISHQTLERYCTILMAGIAAETLVFERVEGGNDDRRKLANVFRLLGFSESVCQQKQRFHILQAKTLIQDNWLSYQALAEAIRQRATIADCQKAIADAQMETESKVA
- a CDS encoding YihY/virulence factor BrkB family protein, translated to MSLPRFVRFFRHVNWRTLQKTYTRTMERRLLGLASEIAFNAMLSLFPAILTVLTAIGFFADSLQDTFKQMAGQLSQVVPEEAMGLIRDFASREIAHSQNSGLFSLSFVIALWTASGAINTAMTAFDQIHQIPQDKLRPFWKAKLVSLGLTVGTILLLVLASFLVFISDFLLAMVVNENNSLIFLLHLWQLLRWPLALGIVAIAFSFIYRYGPSVWNRGTPIMPGAIIAAVFWAILSGLFRLYVSNFGNYNKVYGAIGTVIVLMLWLSMSSAVLLIGDQLNVTVGEEMQAKKARNFVQEVH
- a CDS encoding DUF4112 domain-containing protein, whose amino-acid sequence is MPESSPKFSYIDTNTQAATIKRLRQLSRLLDTVIKIPGTPIAMGLDPIIGIIPIGGDALGLIISCYIVFEASRLGVPKRILNRMIVNIIIDTLVGSFPIIGDLFDFAWTANHYNIKLIEKYLNGN
- a CDS encoding alpha/beta fold hydrolase, whose product is MKDWWQETFPKGRQSLIISDVHGYPVQIAYGEKGTGKPLFLLHGMGSWSYNWRYSVAPLSKYFRVICVDAKGFGFSDKPCLRREKSGHQVIELERIIQELCDEPAVIVAESLGALVALALTQKSPELVGRLVVINAPIFAEQLPHWAMSILSQVPIELLQTIDSLRLAYLFAPIVKEIMAIERRKVLFDPSILTQEDVYWITYPFVEIPGTLVKVAEELQIAAKEIENLQANKPNMLTQIQKNLSSIESPTLILWGDKDSWFPASHGEKLHQHLPNSQFQILENCYHDASTGSAKVINQAILKFLQQTEFL
- the crtH gene encoding carotenoid isomerase — translated: MSVNLTHSPDSLFDVIVIGSGIGGLVTATQLAAKGAKVLVLESYIIPGGSAGYFERQGYRFDVGASMIFGLGNSGTTNLLTRALQAVNTSVDAIADPVQIHYHLPNNLNLKVDRVYDKFLQNLAAYFPHEQEGIRRFYDECWKVFNCLNRMELLSLEEPQYLLRAFLQHPLACLGLLKYLPQNVGDVARRYIKDPELLKFIDMECYCWSVVPAAMTPMINAGMVFSDRHYGGVNYPKGGVGQIAQKLVEGLEKVGGEIKYQAKVTKIITEKGRAIGVQLTNGEIYRAKRIVSNATRWDTFEKLLPVDEMPTNEKKWQQNYQKSPSFLSLHMGVKQSVLPQGTECHHIILENWQDMTKAEGTLFVSIPTLLDSDLAPEEYHIIHAFTPHWINDWQGLSAGEYEAKKEETAWRIIDRLEKIFPGLDAGLDYLEVGTPRTHRRFLGREDGTYGPIPRRKLPGLLSMPFNRTAIKGLYCVGDSTFPGQGLNAVAFSGFACAHRIAVDLGLGTKG
- the upp gene encoding uracil phosphoribosyltransferase; amino-acid sequence: MTVQLRVYVPPHPLIKHWLTVARDAATPSVLFRSAITELGRWLTYEAAREWLPTEDITVQTPLDVCPGTVVNPQVPVAVVPILRAGLGLLEGAQTVLPLASIYHLGLVRNEETLEASCYLNKLPDKFNPQTRVLITDPMLATGGSIMTAMSELTQRGVDPTLVRIVCVVAAPPALQKLNAAYSGLIVYTATIDETVNDKGFIIPGLGDAGDRIFGT
- a CDS encoding YggT family protein, with product MILLIQTLLTFINIYSSLLIIRVLLTWFPQINWYNQPFAALSQITDPYLNLFRSIIPPIGGMDFSPILAFIALSVVSGLLTNPYLLRLVGAY